One segment of Nocardia farcinica DNA contains the following:
- the lon gene encoding endopeptidase La, producing the protein MVVPIELDESAQAAIDAARAAGTDAVLLAPRLAEGYASYGVIATIEQVGRMRGGAPAAVLKAERRAKIGHGVTGPGAALWVEAEPVETPPADGRTKELAAEYKKLVVSVLQRREAWQLVDAVNQLTDASAIADTAGYAPYLTAEQKRELLETPDVAQRLTVLIEWTKAYIAEAEVTEKISDEVRESMEKSQREFLLRQQLNAIRKELGEDEPDGADDYRTRVEQADLPEAVREAALREVGRLERASDQSPESGWIRTWLDTVLELPWQVKTTDSTDISAARAVLDADHHGLDEVKDRMVEYLAVRARRAQRGLEVVGGRGSGAVLVLVGPPGVGKTSLGESVARALGRKFVRVALGGVRDEAEIRGHRRTYVGALPGRIVRAMKEAGSMNPVVLLDEIDKVGSDFRGDPAAALLEVLDPAQNHTFRDHYLDLDLDLSDVLFIATANVMDTIPGPLLDRMELITVDGYTEADKVAIARDFLVPRQLERNALTAEEVRITEAALREIAANYTREAGVRQMERLIAKALRKAATRLTESASGPADSDPTVTPIRTGYDPELGYDEVVTDRGQAPLTIDVGDLKEYLGRPRFTPDSVERTAVPGVATGLAVTGAGGDVLYIEANAAEGERSLTLTGQLGDVMKESAQIALTYVRSHLAEIGIEPSVLDRNIHIHFPAGAVPKDGPSAGVTMVTALVSLALGRQVRADVGMTGEVTLNGRVLPIGGVKQKLLAAQRAGLKTVFIPARNEPDLDEVPAEVLAALDVRPVADVADILAYAIEPVAEPAADGRPLAATA; encoded by the coding sequence ATGGTCGTGCCCATCGAACTGGACGAATCCGCGCAGGCGGCGATCGACGCCGCCCGCGCCGCCGGGACCGACGCCGTGCTGCTGGCGCCCCGCCTCGCCGAGGGCTACGCCTCCTACGGCGTCATCGCGACCATCGAACAGGTCGGCCGGATGCGGGGCGGCGCGCCCGCGGCCGTGCTGAAGGCCGAACGCCGCGCCAAGATCGGGCACGGCGTCACCGGCCCCGGGGCGGCGCTGTGGGTCGAGGCCGAGCCGGTCGAGACCCCGCCCGCCGACGGCCGCACCAAGGAGCTGGCCGCCGAATACAAGAAGCTGGTCGTCTCGGTGTTGCAGCGCCGGGAGGCCTGGCAGCTGGTCGACGCGGTCAACCAGCTCACCGACGCCTCCGCCATCGCCGACACCGCGGGTTACGCGCCGTACCTGACGGCCGAGCAGAAGCGCGAACTGCTGGAGACCCCCGACGTGGCGCAGCGGCTGACCGTGCTGATCGAGTGGACCAAGGCCTACATCGCCGAGGCCGAGGTCACCGAGAAGATCAGTGACGAGGTCCGCGAGAGCATGGAGAAGAGCCAGCGCGAGTTCCTGCTGCGCCAGCAGCTCAACGCCATCCGCAAGGAACTCGGCGAGGACGAACCCGACGGCGCCGACGACTACCGCACCCGCGTCGAGCAGGCCGACCTGCCCGAGGCGGTGCGCGAGGCCGCGTTGCGCGAGGTCGGCAGGCTGGAACGCGCCAGCGACCAGAGCCCGGAATCGGGCTGGATCCGCACCTGGCTCGACACTGTGCTGGAACTGCCCTGGCAGGTCAAGACCACCGACAGCACCGACATCTCGGCCGCCCGCGCGGTCCTGGACGCCGACCACCACGGCCTCGACGAGGTCAAGGACCGGATGGTCGAGTACCTGGCCGTGCGCGCCCGGCGGGCACAGCGCGGTCTGGAGGTGGTCGGCGGACGCGGGTCCGGCGCGGTGCTGGTGCTGGTCGGCCCGCCCGGCGTCGGCAAGACCTCGCTGGGTGAGTCGGTGGCGCGGGCGCTCGGGCGCAAGTTCGTGCGCGTCGCCCTGGGCGGCGTGCGCGACGAGGCCGAGATCCGCGGCCACCGCCGCACCTACGTCGGCGCGCTGCCCGGCCGGATCGTGCGCGCGATGAAGGAGGCCGGGTCGATGAACCCGGTGGTGCTGCTCGACGAGATCGACAAGGTCGGCTCGGACTTCCGCGGCGATCCCGCGGCGGCCCTGCTCGAGGTGCTCGATCCCGCGCAGAACCACACCTTCCGCGACCACTACCTCGACCTCGACCTCGACCTGTCCGACGTGCTGTTCATCGCGACCGCCAACGTCATGGACACCATCCCTGGCCCGCTGCTGGACCGGATGGAGCTCATCACCGTCGACGGATACACCGAGGCCGACAAGGTGGCCATCGCGCGTGACTTCCTGGTGCCCCGGCAGCTGGAACGCAACGCGCTGACCGCCGAGGAGGTGCGCATCACCGAGGCGGCGCTGCGCGAGATCGCGGCGAACTACACCCGCGAGGCCGGTGTGCGCCAGATGGAGCGGCTGATCGCCAAGGCGCTCCGCAAGGCGGCCACCCGGCTGACCGAGAGTGCGTCGGGCCCAGCCGATTCCGACCCCACGGTGACGCCGATCCGCACCGGATACGATCCCGAACTCGGCTACGACGAGGTGGTCACCGACCGCGGACAGGCGCCGCTGACGATCGACGTGGGCGATCTGAAGGAGTACCTGGGCAGGCCGCGTTTCACCCCCGATTCGGTGGAGCGGACCGCGGTGCCGGGTGTGGCGACCGGGCTCGCGGTGACCGGCGCGGGCGGTGACGTCCTCTACATCGAGGCCAACGCCGCCGAGGGTGAGCGCTCGCTGACCCTCACCGGCCAGTTGGGCGATGTCATGAAGGAATCGGCGCAGATCGCGCTGACCTACGTGCGTTCGCACCTCGCGGAGATCGGTATCGAGCCGTCGGTGCTGGATCGCAACATCCACATCCACTTCCCGGCGGGTGCGGTGCCCAAGGACGGTCCGTCCGCCGGCGTGACGATGGTGACCGCGCTGGTCTCGCTGGCGCTGGGCCGCCAGGTCCGCGCCGATGTCGGAATGACCGGTGAGGTCACCCTGAACGGGCGGGTGCTGCCGATCGGCGGGGTGAAGCAGAAGCTGCTCGCCGCCCAGCGCGCGGGGTTGAAGACCGTGTTCATCCCGGCCCGGAACGAGCCGGATCTGGACGAGGTCCCCGCCGAGGTGCTGGCCGCGCTGGACGTGCGTCCGGTCGCCGACGTGGCCGACATCCTGGCCTACGCGATCGAACCGGTCGCCGAACCCGCCGCCGACGGCAGGCCGCTGGCCGCCACCGCCTGA
- a CDS encoding TIGR03084 family metal-binding protein has protein sequence MADLEALLGDYAEECADLERLVAPLSEAQWATPTPAPGWTIAHQIGHLAWTDEVATVAATDAEKFAGMVAEAGPRALTFVDEAAEEAATQPPADLLRRWRTGREALVTALREVPAGTKLPWFGPPMSPASMITARLMETWAHGQDVADALGVTREPAMRLRSVAHIGVRTRNFAYSVRGKTPPAEEFRVELTAPDGSLWTWGPADAAQRVTGPAVDFCLLVTQRRHPDDLAVRAQGQDAAEWLTIAQAFAGPTGAGREAGQFA, from the coding sequence ATGGCTGACCTGGAGGCGCTGCTCGGCGATTACGCCGAGGAATGCGCGGACCTCGAACGACTCGTCGCCCCGCTGTCCGAGGCGCAGTGGGCCACCCCGACGCCCGCGCCCGGCTGGACCATCGCCCACCAGATCGGGCACCTGGCCTGGACCGACGAGGTGGCCACCGTCGCCGCCACCGACGCCGAGAAGTTCGCCGGGATGGTCGCCGAGGCCGGACCGCGCGCGCTGACCTTCGTCGACGAGGCCGCCGAGGAAGCGGCCACCCAGCCGCCCGCGGACCTGCTGCGCCGGTGGCGCACCGGACGCGAAGCCCTGGTGACGGCGCTGCGGGAGGTGCCCGCGGGCACCAAACTGCCGTGGTTCGGGCCGCCGATGAGCCCGGCCTCGATGATCACCGCACGGCTGATGGAGACCTGGGCGCACGGGCAGGACGTGGCCGACGCGCTCGGCGTCACCCGGGAACCGGCCATGCGATTGCGCAGCGTCGCCCACATCGGCGTCCGCACCAGGAACTTCGCCTACTCGGTGCGCGGAAAGACCCCGCCCGCCGAGGAATTCCGGGTCGAACTCACCGCACCCGACGGCAGCCTGTGGACCTGGGGTCCCGCGGACGCGGCGCAGCGGGTGACCGGCCCGGCCGTCGATTTCTGCCTGCTGGTCACCCAGCGACGCCACCCCGACGATCTGGCCGTGCGCGCGCAAGGGCAGGACGCGGCGGAATGGCTGACGATCGCGCAGGCCTTCGCCGGTCCCACCGGCGCGGGCCGGGAAGCCGGTCAATTCGCCTGA
- a CDS encoding PaaI family thioesterase has product MTDSLALDYGTAAQVLAAQPFAELVGTQLTAFGDGAATLVVPIRPELRQQFGYVHGGVLSYLADNALTFAAGTVLGANVLTGGFSITYLRPAAGERLRAEARVTGSTRRQAVVNCEIYAESEPGAADGLETRGAAPVLCAVAQGTTRAVDRALG; this is encoded by the coding sequence ATGACCGACTCCCTCGCCCTCGACTACGGCACCGCCGCCCAGGTGCTGGCCGCCCAGCCCTTCGCCGAACTGGTCGGCACACAGCTCACGGCCTTCGGTGACGGCGCGGCCACCCTGGTGGTGCCGATCCGGCCGGAACTGCGCCAGCAGTTCGGCTACGTGCACGGCGGCGTGCTGTCCTACCTCGCCGACAACGCGCTCACCTTCGCGGCGGGGACCGTGCTCGGCGCCAACGTCCTCACCGGCGGTTTCAGCATCACCTACCTGCGGCCCGCCGCGGGCGAGCGCCTGCGCGCCGAAGCCAGGGTCACCGGCTCGACCCGCCGCCAGGCCGTGGTGAACTGCGAGATCTACGCGGAATCCGAGCCCGGAGCAGCCGACGGTCTCGAAACCCGCGGCGCCGCGCCGGTGCTGTGCGCCGTCGCGCAGGGCACCACCCGAGCGGTGGACCGCGCCCTCGGGTGA